One genomic window of Methyloceanibacter sp. wino2 includes the following:
- the coaA gene encoding type I pantothenate kinase — protein MDIMPAVGFSPYTLYSREEWARLREDTPLTLTEADIENLSGVTERVSTDEVVDVYLPLSRLLNLYVEASQGLHGVTEEFLRKGNGKIPFVIGLAGSVAAGKSTSARVLQALLARWPSHPNVALVPTDGFLFPNAVLQERGLMTRKGFPESYDLPTLLNFLGDVKSGKARVVAPVYSHVVYDVLQGQTLAVEHPDIVIVEGLNVLQPAILPKDGETIPFVSDFFDFSIYVDASEALVEHWYVERFLRLRQTAFRDPAAYFHRYATLSEGEAREVALSLWRTINLVNLHENILPTRQRADLILRKGAGHAVESVALRKL, from the coding sequence ATGGACATCATGCCCGCCGTCGGTTTCTCGCCCTACACGCTCTACTCGCGCGAGGAATGGGCGCGCCTGCGCGAGGACACGCCGCTCACGCTGACCGAGGCGGACATCGAGAATCTCTCTGGCGTGACCGAGCGCGTGTCCACCGACGAGGTGGTCGATGTCTATTTGCCCCTCAGCCGTTTGCTCAATCTCTACGTCGAGGCCTCGCAAGGCCTGCATGGCGTCACAGAAGAGTTCCTGCGCAAGGGAAACGGGAAGATTCCCTTCGTCATCGGCCTTGCCGGCAGTGTCGCTGCGGGCAAGAGCACGTCGGCCCGTGTGCTTCAGGCGTTGCTCGCCCGCTGGCCGAGCCATCCGAACGTGGCGCTGGTTCCGACGGACGGTTTTCTGTTTCCGAACGCAGTCCTCCAAGAGCGTGGGCTGATGACCCGGAAAGGGTTTCCCGAGAGCTACGATCTGCCGACCCTGCTCAATTTTCTGGGTGACGTGAAATCGGGCAAGGCGCGCGTGGTGGCCCCGGTCTATTCGCACGTCGTCTATGACGTGCTGCAGGGCCAGACACTCGCCGTCGAGCATCCGGACATCGTCATCGTCGAAGGGCTCAACGTGCTGCAGCCCGCCATTCTGCCGAAGGACGGCGAGACGATCCCGTTCGTCTCGGACTTCTTCGACTTTTCGATCTATGTCGACGCGTCGGAAGCCCTCGTCGAGCACTGGTACGTGGAGCGCTTCCTGCGCTTGCGCCAGACGGCGTTCCGCGATCCGGCGGCATATTTCCATCGCTACGCCACGCTGTCAGAAGGTGAAGCGCGCGAAGTCGCTCTGTCCCTGTGGCGGACGATCAATCTCGTCAACCTACATGAGAACATCCTGCCGACGCGGCAGCGCGCCGATCTGATCCTGCGCAAGGGCGCCGGCCACGCCGTGGAAAGCGTGGCGCTGCGGAAGCTCTGA
- a CDS encoding DUF2628 domain-containing protein encodes MTVYSVYEPADDADLDARAGKVAFVKEGIAWLALIVPILWLIYQRMWLELIAFLAIFLSLPVVFGSGPAGQEIAGWVSIGLTVLFAFEANDLRSWALRRRGFKFAGTAFGRDQVEAETRFFSRWLPEQETATQGVPAVLPVPAKAAAIVPTRPAAGDEVIGSFPRN; translated from the coding sequence GTGACTGTCTATTCCGTCTATGAGCCTGCCGACGACGCCGATCTCGACGCGCGCGCGGGCAAGGTCGCCTTCGTGAAGGAGGGAATTGCCTGGCTCGCGCTGATCGTCCCGATCCTTTGGCTCATCTATCAGCGGATGTGGTTGGAGCTCATCGCCTTCCTGGCCATCTTCTTGTCGTTGCCTGTCGTCTTCGGATCGGGTCCGGCCGGACAGGAAATCGCGGGCTGGGTTTCGATCGGCCTCACGGTTTTGTTCGCGTTCGAGGCCAATGACCTCCGTAGCTGGGCCCTGCGCCGCCGCGGCTTCAAATTCGCCGGCACGGCTTTCGGCCGCGATCAGGTCGAGGCCGAGACGCGGTTCTTCTCGCGCTGGCTACCAGAGCAAGAGACGGCAACACAAGGCGTTCCGGCCGTCCTTCCGGTACCGGCGAAGGCCGCCGCGATCGTGCCGACGCGCCCTGCTGCCGGCGATGAAGTGATCGGCTCGTTTCCGCGGAACTGA
- a CDS encoding DUF2244 domain-containing protein: MTDTPTLPQGPDDSEPRFRAVLTPHRSLGPKGFVIFMAAISTVSFGTGLMFFLMGAWPIIGFMGLDVLLVYVAFRLNFRALRVYETVALDDEALTVTRVAPDGKEQSWRFNPYWVRVRVDERVGLSSELSLASHGKRLVFGAFLTDPEREDFADALKAALREGCAPAV; the protein is encoded by the coding sequence ATGACAGACACGCCGACCCTGCCGCAAGGCCCCGATGACAGCGAGCCCCGATTTCGTGCGGTCCTGACCCCGCACCGATCTCTGGGGCCGAAGGGCTTTGTGATCTTCATGGCCGCCATCAGTACGGTTTCTTTCGGCACCGGGCTGATGTTCTTCCTCATGGGGGCCTGGCCCATCATCGGTTTCATGGGCCTCGACGTGCTGCTCGTCTACGTGGCGTTCCGACTCAACTTCCGGGCCTTGCGGGTCTACGAGACTGTGGCGCTCGACGACGAGGCGCTGACGGTGACGCGTGTCGCGCCCGATGGGAAGGAGCAGTCCTGGCGGTTCAACCCCTATTGGGTTCGGGTCCGGGTCGACGAGCGCGTCGGGCTCTCGTCGGAACTGTCACTTGCAAGCCACGGCAAACGCCTCGTGTTCGGCGCTTTTCTGACCGATCCGGAACGGGAAGATTTTGCGGATGCGCTGAAGGCGGCACTGCGCGAGGGCTGCGCGCCTGCTGTCTGA
- the hisH gene encoding imidazole glycerol phosphate synthase subunit HisH produces the protein MHVAIIDYGSGNLHSAAKAFERAAGEQGSPLEIKVTTEPDEVLGADRIVLPGVGAFADCKAGLAAVPGMIEALDEAVGERGTPFLGICVGLQLMATRGLEHGVTPGLDWIGGEVRAIEPNDVTLKIPHMGWNTLNLDRDHALFEGIPTGPEGLHAYFVHSYHFVPSARETRVATTDYGGTVTAFLARENVAGSQFHPEKSQKLGLALIANFLKWKP, from the coding sequence ATGCACGTCGCCATCATCGATTACGGCTCCGGCAACCTCCATTCCGCCGCGAAGGCCTTCGAGCGTGCCGCGGGCGAACAAGGCTCCCCGCTCGAGATCAAGGTCACAACGGAACCGGACGAGGTTCTGGGTGCCGACCGTATCGTGCTGCCGGGCGTCGGCGCCTTCGCCGATTGCAAGGCGGGGCTCGCCGCCGTGCCGGGCATGATCGAGGCGCTGGACGAGGCGGTCGGCGAGCGGGGCACGCCGTTTCTCGGGATTTGTGTCGGGTTGCAGTTGATGGCGACCCGCGGGCTGGAGCACGGGGTCACGCCGGGGCTCGACTGGATTGGCGGCGAGGTGCGTGCGATCGAACCTAACGACGTCACCTTGAAGATCCCGCATATGGGTTGGAACACGCTCAACTTGGATCGCGACCACGCACTGTTCGAGGGCATTCCAACGGGCCCGGAGGGGCTTCACGCCTACTTCGTGCACTCCTACCATTTCGTGCCGTCGGCGCGTGAGACCCGTGTCGCGACCACGGACTACGGCGGCACGGTGACGGCATTCCTTGCGCGGGAAAATGTGGCCGGCAGCCAGTTCCACCCCGAGAAAAGCCAGAAGCTGGGATTGGCCCTGATCGCCAATTTCCTCAAATGGAAGCCATAG
- a CDS encoding sulfate transporter family protein, which translates to MLSAARQAFGELFSPPFRSVMVKCVAFTLALLAGLFIAIQWSFAYFVAWPDWIETSVQVLGGLALVAASIFLIPPVTSLIAGLYLDDIAAVVEQQGFPADPPGRELPIARSIWLAIRFFFIVLLVNLVALLLLLVPGVNLIAFYVGNGYLLGREYFELAAMRHVSEREAKRIRKANTTTVLLCGLVIAAVASVPILNLITPLFATGFMVRMWKRIAAKTKPGLPGPGQRGAARAPIAQSTRT; encoded by the coding sequence ATGCTTAGCGCAGCACGTCAAGCCTTTGGGGAACTCTTCTCGCCGCCATTCCGCTCGGTCATGGTGAAGTGCGTGGCCTTTACGCTCGCCTTGCTGGCCGGGCTGTTCATCGCGATCCAGTGGTCGTTTGCTTACTTCGTCGCGTGGCCGGACTGGATCGAGACATCCGTTCAGGTTCTCGGCGGTCTCGCACTGGTCGCGGCCTCGATCTTCCTCATACCGCCGGTGACGTCGCTGATCGCGGGCCTCTATCTCGACGACATCGCCGCCGTGGTCGAGCAACAGGGGTTCCCCGCCGATCCGCCCGGGCGCGAGCTGCCGATCGCGCGCTCGATCTGGCTCGCGATCCGCTTCTTCTTCATTGTGCTCCTGGTCAACCTCGTCGCGCTGCTGCTGTTGCTGGTGCCGGGCGTCAACCTGATCGCGTTCTATGTGGGCAACGGCTACCTGCTCGGCCGGGAGTATTTTGAGCTCGCCGCCATGCGGCATGTAAGTGAGCGCGAGGCGAAGCGCATCCGCAAGGCCAACACTACGACCGTGTTGTTGTGCGGGCTGGTGATTGCGGCCGTGGCGTCCGTGCCGATCCTCAACCTAATCACACCGCTTTTTGCGACAGGTTTCATGGTGCGCATGTGGAAGCGCATCGCTGCCAAGACAAAGCCTGGACTGCCAGGGCCCGGACAGCGTGGAGCGGCACGAGCGCCCATTGCGCAATCGACGCGCACCTAA
- the nth gene encoding endonuclease III → MAVGSRKGEAPKRRPARRRSGTKLTRAQIAEMFARFEALDPDPQTELNYRDPFTLLVAVVLSAQATDTSVNRCTPALFEIADTPEKMAALVEEDVSDRIKTIGLFRNKAKNVIALSKKIVTEHGGKVPECREDLEALPGVGRKTANVILNVAFGQPTIAIDTHIFRVSNRTGLAPGKTPLQVEETLERVIPNEYKLHAHHWLILHGRYVCKARKPECWRCHISDLCAFKQKVEAPA, encoded by the coding sequence GTGGCGGTTGGATCGAGAAAGGGTGAAGCGCCGAAACGGCGCCCGGCGCGTCGGCGCTCGGGCACCAAGCTGACCCGCGCCCAGATCGCCGAAATGTTCGCGCGCTTCGAGGCTCTCGATCCCGATCCGCAGACGGAACTGAACTATCGCGATCCGTTCACGCTCCTCGTCGCGGTGGTGCTGTCCGCCCAGGCGACCGACACTTCCGTGAACCGCTGCACACCGGCTCTCTTCGAGATCGCCGACACACCGGAGAAGATGGCCGCGCTTGTCGAAGAAGACGTCAGTGATCGGATCAAAACGATCGGTCTGTTCCGCAACAAGGCCAAGAACGTGATCGCGCTGTCGAAGAAGATCGTCACCGAGCACGGCGGCAAGGTGCCTGAGTGCCGCGAGGATCTGGAGGCGCTGCCGGGGGTGGGGCGCAAGACCGCGAATGTCATTCTGAACGTCGCATTCGGCCAGCCCACCATCGCCATCGACACGCATATCTTCCGGGTCTCCAACCGCACCGGCCTCGCACCCGGAAAGACACCGCTGCAGGTCGAGGAGACTCTCGAGCGCGTGATCCCTAACGAATACAAGCTACACGCCCATCATTGGCTGATCCTGCACGGACGCTATGTGTGCAAGGCACGCAAACCTGAATGCTGGCGCTGCCACATCAGCGATCTATGCGCCTTCAAGCAGAAGGTCGAGGCGCCGGCTTAG
- the hisB gene encoding imidazoleglycerol-phosphate dehydratase HisB — MQQRSKSADAAGAATPRTATIDRRTKETNISATVNLDGTGAYDVTTGVGFLDHMLEQLARHGLFDITLKAEGDLHIDQHHTTEDSGIVLGQAFAKALGDKAGIARYGSCYLPMDETLTRVALDVSGRPFLVWKVDFSRSKIGEMDTELFREWFQAFAQNAGITLHVETLYSENNHHVAETCYKALARALRQAVAVDPRQSGRVPSTKGQL; from the coding sequence ATGCAACAGCGAAGCAAATCAGCGGATGCCGCCGGTGCGGCAACGCCCCGCACGGCGACAATCGACCGCCGCACCAAGGAAACGAACATCAGCGCTACCGTCAATCTCGACGGGACGGGCGCTTACGATGTCACGACCGGTGTGGGCTTTCTCGACCACATGCTGGAGCAGCTGGCGCGCCACGGGCTGTTCGACATCACGCTGAAGGCCGAGGGCGATCTCCACATCGATCAGCACCACACGACCGAGGATTCCGGGATCGTGCTGGGCCAGGCCTTCGCCAAGGCGCTCGGCGACAAGGCCGGCATCGCGCGCTACGGCTCCTGCTACCTCCCCATGGACGAGACGCTGACCCGCGTCGCGCTCGACGTGTCCGGTCGGCCGTTTCTCGTGTGGAAGGTGGACTTCAGCCGCTCCAAGATCGGCGAGATGGACACCGAACTGTTCCGCGAATGGTTCCAGGCCTTCGCGCAGAACGCGGGCATCACGCTCCACGTGGAGACTCTCTACAGCGAGAACAATCACCACGTGGCCGAGACCTGCTATAAGGCGCTGGCAAGGGCGTTGCGCCAGGCTGTCGCCGTGGATCCGCGGCAGAGCGGGCGCGTGCCCTCCACCAAGGGCCAGCTTTGA
- the dapB gene encoding 4-hydroxy-tetrahydrodipicolinate reductase translates to MRIAVLGAAGRMGQALTRALHATPGCEIAGGLETAGSPAIGCDIGEIAGLDPIGVPITDDPHALFAHVEGVLDFTLPHATTELVALSAQARIVHVIGTTGFSDEQLARIDAAARHATIVKAGNMSMGVNLMTALTKRVAEILGPEFDIEILEMHHRHKRDAPSGTALMLGEAAAEGRAVALADKAVRTRDGETGPRAEGDIGFATLRGGDVVGEHSVIFAGPGERFELTHIASDRGIFARGAVRAALWARGRPPGLYSMADVLGL, encoded by the coding sequence ATGAGGATCGCGGTTCTCGGTGCTGCCGGGCGCATGGGCCAGGCCCTGACCCGGGCCCTGCACGCGACCCCGGGCTGCGAGATCGCCGGCGGCCTCGAGACGGCGGGTTCACCGGCCATCGGCTGCGATATCGGCGAGATCGCCGGCCTCGATCCCATCGGCGTTCCCATCACCGACGACCCCCATGCGCTCTTCGCCCATGTGGAAGGCGTTCTCGACTTCACTCTGCCCCATGCCACGACGGAGTTGGTGGCGCTCTCGGCCCAGGCACGAATCGTCCACGTCATCGGCACGACCGGGTTCAGCGATGAGCAACTCGCACGGATCGACGCGGCCGCCCGGCACGCTACCATCGTGAAGGCCGGCAATATGAGCATGGGTGTCAATCTCATGACCGCGCTGACGAAGCGCGTCGCCGAGATTCTGGGACCCGAGTTCGATATCGAAATTCTGGAGATGCACCATCGCCACAAGCGCGATGCGCCGTCCGGTACGGCGCTGATGCTGGGCGAGGCGGCCGCAGAGGGGCGGGCGGTTGCGCTGGCGGACAAGGCGGTCCGGACCCGCGACGGCGAGACGGGCCCGCGCGCCGAAGGCGACATCGGCTTCGCGACCCTCCGGGGCGGCGACGTCGTCGGCGAGCACAGCGTGATCTTCGCCGGTCCCGGCGAGCGTTTCGAGCTGACACATATTGCATCCGACCGCGGAATTTTTGCCCGCGGCGCGGTTCGCGCGGCCCTTTGGGCCCGGGGACGGCCGCCGGGGCTCTACTCGATGGCGGATGTGCTTGGACTGTAA
- the hisE gene encoding phosphoribosyl-ATP diphosphatase has translation MSKDALDRLAATIRERRTEAADKSYTRQLLDDPIKSAKKVGEEGVEVAIAATAQDRNALLEESADLLYHFLVLLESRDIALDEVCEVLEQRMGTSGLARQKGSAG, from the coding sequence ATGAGCAAGGATGCATTGGATAGGCTCGCCGCCACGATCCGCGAACGCCGGACCGAAGCGGCCGATAAGTCCTACACCCGGCAGCTTCTGGACGATCCGATCAAGTCGGCCAAGAAAGTGGGCGAAGAGGGCGTCGAGGTGGCGATCGCCGCGACGGCGCAGGACAGGAACGCGCTCCTCGAAGAGAGCGCGGACTTGCTCTATCACTTCCTTGTGCTGCTGGAGTCCCGCGACATTGCGCTCGACGAGGTCTGCGAGGTGCTCGAGCAGCGTATGGGCACGTCGGGTCTTGCGCGCCAAAAAGGCTCGGCCGGCTAA
- a CDS encoding adenosine kinase, whose amino-acid sequence MAEKTIDVVGIGNAIVDIIARCDDAFLTKRNLDKGFMRLIDSAEAAELYEEMGPATERSGGSVANSIAGLAALGAKCGFIGRVAADQFGGIFRHDIRSLGISYETEPAVDGAPTARCLILVTPDGERTMNTFLGASVDMTAADIDAELIGAAKFVYLEGYLFDKDEAKSAFREAAKLAKEAGAKVALSLSDPFCVDRHREDFRELVKHGADIVFANEKEITSLYETNTFLEAADAALQDCEMAVLTRSEDGSLIVGGGETIEIRAEPVSQVVDATGAGDLYAAGFLFGLSRGMPIADCGRLGSIAAAEAISHIGARPEANLVELAKSRGILS is encoded by the coding sequence ATGGCTGAAAAGACGATCGACGTGGTTGGCATCGGAAACGCCATTGTGGACATCATCGCACGTTGCGACGACGCGTTTCTGACCAAGCGGAACCTGGACAAGGGCTTCATGCGGCTGATCGATTCTGCCGAGGCCGCCGAACTCTACGAAGAGATGGGACCGGCCACGGAGCGTTCGGGCGGATCCGTCGCCAATTCGATCGCAGGCCTCGCCGCACTCGGTGCGAAATGCGGTTTTATCGGTCGCGTCGCCGCCGATCAGTTCGGCGGCATCTTCCGTCACGACATCCGCTCGCTGGGCATTTCATATGAGACCGAGCCGGCCGTCGACGGCGCGCCGACCGCGCGCTGCCTGATCCTGGTGACGCCCGATGGCGAGCGCACCATGAACACGTTTCTCGGTGCGAGCGTGGACATGACGGCAGCCGACATCGATGCCGAGCTCATCGGCGCAGCCAAGTTCGTCTATTTGGAAGGCTATCTCTTCGACAAGGATGAGGCCAAGTCCGCGTTCCGCGAAGCGGCCAAGCTCGCCAAAGAAGCCGGCGCCAAGGTCGCCTTGTCCTTGTCCGACCCGTTCTGCGTCGACCGGCACCGGGAAGATTTCCGCGAACTCGTCAAACACGGCGCCGACATCGTGTTCGCCAACGAGAAGGAAATCACCTCGCTCTACGAAACCAACACATTCCTGGAGGCGGCGGATGCGGCCCTGCAGGACTGCGAGATGGCTGTCCTCACCCGGTCCGAGGACGGGTCGCTGATCGTCGGCGGCGGCGAGACCATCGAGATTCGTGCCGAACCCGTCTCTCAGGTGGTGGATGCCACGGGCGCGGGCGATCTGTACGCGGCAGGTTTCCTGTTCGGCCTCTCGCGCGGCATGCCGATCGCCGATTGCGGCCGTCTTGGCAGCATCGCCGCCGCGGAAGCCATCTCCCATATCGGTGCGCGGCCCGAGGCCAACCTGGTGGAACTCGCCAAGTCTCGCGGGATCCTCTCCTAG
- a CDS encoding 2,3-bisphosphoglycerate-dependent phosphoglycerate mutase, giving the protein MLQKTSDRPQGSDNVLVLVRHGQSEWNRLNMFTGWKDVGLSEEGVSEAHRAGQRLKDEGLVFDSAFASTLKRAHNTLDIILGEVGQGKLPIIKAAALNERDYGDLVGINKEEARKRFGAEKVQIWQRSYDVAPPGGESLKDTAARVCPFFDRWIVPELQSGKNVIVVAHGNSLRSLIMELDKLTPEEVQHYSLATATPVIYRVKADGTLAEKRSLAA; this is encoded by the coding sequence ATGCTTCAAAAGACGAGCGATCGACCGCAGGGCTCAGACAATGTTCTTGTTTTGGTCCGGCACGGCCAAAGCGAGTGGAACCGCCTGAACATGTTCACGGGCTGGAAGGATGTCGGCCTCAGCGAGGAAGGCGTCTCCGAAGCCCACCGGGCCGGTCAACGGCTCAAGGACGAGGGCTTGGTCTTCGACAGCGCCTTCGCCTCCACGCTGAAGCGGGCCCACAACACGCTCGACATCATTCTCGGCGAAGTGGGTCAGGGCAAACTCCCCATCATCAAGGCTGCCGCGCTCAACGAGCGCGACTATGGCGACCTGGTCGGGATCAACAAGGAAGAGGCGCGCAAGCGCTTCGGCGCCGAGAAGGTTCAGATCTGGCAGCGCTCCTACGACGTCGCGCCGCCGGGCGGCGAATCCCTGAAGGATACGGCGGCGCGGGTCTGCCCCTTCTTCGACCGTTGGATCGTCCCGGAGCTCCAGTCCGGCAAGAACGTGATTGTGGTCGCGCACGGCAACTCCCTGCGCTCACTGATCATGGAGCTGGATAAGCTCACGCCGGAAGAGGTGCAGCACTACTCCCTGGCGACCGCCACACCGGTGATCTATCGGGTCAAGGCGGACGGGACCCTCGCCGAGAAGCGCAGCCTCGCCGCGTAG
- the hisF gene encoding imidazole glycerol phosphate synthase subunit HisF, with product MLKVRVIPCLDVKDGRVVKGVNFVDLRDAGDPVEAAAAYDEAGADELCFLDITASHEKRGTILDIVSRTAERCFMPLTVGGGVRSTNDVRALLEAGADKVSINTAAVRDRQLVRRAAEKFGAQCIVVAIDAKRVGANGKAPRFEIFTHGGREPTGIDAIAYAEEVVSLGAGEILLTSMDRDGTRAGFDNELTRAIADAVSVPVIASGGVGNLQHLVDGVREGHASAVLAASIFHFGEHSIGEAKRFMADAGLPVRLDP from the coding sequence ATGCTCAAGGTCCGCGTCATTCCCTGTCTCGACGTGAAGGACGGGCGCGTCGTCAAAGGCGTGAACTTCGTCGATCTGCGCGATGCTGGCGATCCCGTGGAAGCCGCCGCCGCCTATGACGAGGCCGGCGCGGACGAGCTGTGCTTCCTCGATATCACCGCAAGCCACGAGAAGCGCGGAACCATTCTCGACATCGTCAGCCGCACCGCGGAGCGCTGCTTCATGCCGCTGACAGTGGGCGGCGGCGTGCGGTCCACGAACGACGTGCGCGCACTTCTCGAAGCGGGCGCCGACAAGGTCTCGATCAACACGGCGGCGGTGCGCGACCGTCAGCTTGTGCGCCGCGCGGCCGAGAAGTTCGGAGCCCAATGCATCGTAGTGGCGATCGACGCCAAGCGCGTGGGCGCCAACGGCAAGGCGCCGCGCTTCGAAATCTTCACCCATGGCGGGCGGGAGCCGACTGGCATCGATGCAATCGCCTATGCCGAAGAAGTCGTTTCGCTCGGCGCGGGCGAGATCCTGCTGACCTCCATGGATCGCGACGGCACGCGTGCCGGGTTCGACAACGAGCTGACACGGGCGATCGCGGACGCGGTTTCGGTGCCCGTCATTGCTTCGGGCGGCGTCGGAAATCTGCAGCATCTGGTGGACGGGGTGCGCGAGGGCCATGCCTCGGCGGTGCTGGCCGCGTCGATATTCCATTTCGGCGAGCATTCGATCGGCGAAGCCAAGCGCTTCATGGCCGATGCGGGACTGCCTGTTCGCCTGGACCCCTGA
- the hisA gene encoding 1-(5-phosphoribosyl)-5-[(5-phosphoribosylamino)methylideneamino]imidazole-4-carboxamide isomerase, with amino-acid sequence MILYPAIDLKDGQCVRLRQGEMDQATVFNEDPAAQAKTFEDQGFEWLHVVDLNGAFEGKPVNGPAVEAIYAASHLPIQLGGGIRDIDTIAMWLDKGIDRVILGTAAVRDPDLVREAARDFPGCIAVGIDARDGKVAIEGWAETSEMTALDLARRFEDAGVAAIIHTDIARDGLLEGLNLDATVELADAVSVPVIASGGLASIEDIKRLVEPRCAKLDGAIAGRALYDGRLDAAEALAIIAAKYGHHGVTGQY; translated from the coding sequence ATGATTCTCTATCCCGCCATCGATCTGAAGGACGGACAATGCGTGCGCCTCCGCCAAGGCGAGATGGACCAGGCCACCGTTTTCAACGAGGACCCGGCGGCTCAGGCCAAGACGTTCGAGGACCAAGGCTTCGAATGGCTGCACGTGGTCGATCTCAACGGCGCGTTCGAAGGCAAGCCGGTGAACGGACCCGCGGTCGAGGCGATCTACGCGGCGAGCCATTTGCCGATCCAGCTTGGCGGCGGCATCCGCGACATCGACACGATCGCCATGTGGCTCGACAAGGGTATCGACCGGGTCATCCTCGGTACGGCGGCGGTGCGCGACCCCGATCTCGTCCGCGAGGCGGCACGGGATTTCCCCGGTTGCATCGCCGTGGGGATCGATGCGCGCGACGGCAAGGTCGCCATCGAAGGCTGGGCCGAGACCTCGGAAATGACGGCGCTGGATCTCGCGCGCCGGTTCGAGGACGCGGGCGTGGCCGCTATCATTCACACGGACATCGCCCGTGACGGGCTGCTCGAAGGGCTTAATCTCGACGCCACGGTGGAGCTGGCCGATGCGGTCTCCGTCCCGGTGATCGCCAGCGGCGGCCTCGCGTCCATCGAGGATATCAAGCGCCTCGTTGAGCCGCGCTGCGCGAAGCTCGACGGCGCGATTGCAGGGCGTGCGCTCTACGACGGCCGTCTCGATGCGGCCGAGGCTCTCGCGATTATCGCGGCGAAGTACGGCCACCACGGCGTGACGGGACAGTACTGA